ACGACCTTTCCGACAAAATCGTCCGGGGAAAAATCGCCGACGCCAAAAAAGCGGGCGCCGACTGCGTCTGCTCGGCCTGCGCCTACTGCCAGCTTCAGCTGGACCGGGGCCAGCGGATGATGGCGGATCAAAACGAGGGAGACCGGAAAAACGCGCTGCCCTCCATTCTGTTCACCCAGCTTTTGGGATTGAGCCTGGGAATTGATCCAAAGGAGCTGTCTGTTGAAAAAAGCGAAATGAGTCTTCAGACCATTGTGGACGCGCTTCTGGACAAAAAACCCGAGATCAAGAAAAAGAAGAAAAAGAAAAAAAAGAAAGTCGCCAAAAAATCCAAAAAAGCGGCCAAAAAGAAGACGGAAGCCAAAGCCGAAAAAGCCGACGATCCGCCCAAGGCTGAAAAACCGGCGGACGGCGGCGAAAAAGAAGAGTAGAAAAAAGATAAAACAAAAAAAAGGGGGGCGGGCTCCTTTGACAGAGCCGCCCCCTTTTTGTTTCTTATAGACCGTCTTAGATCAGGTTTCGGTTTTAGACCTGGGGTCTGGGCAGAACGTTGGCCCGCTCGGCGATCTCAGGCACCTTGTGCTCCCACTCAATGGCCATGAAGTGAACGCCGTGAACGCCCTCCATCTCCTTGAACTCCTCGATCTGCTCACAGGCGATTTTGATGCCTTCCTCGGCCACCTTTCCCTTTTCCGCGCCCTGGAGACGTTTGATGATCTCCTCCGGGACATCCATCCCCGGCACCTTGGACTTCATGTATTTGGCCATACCCACGCTTTTCATGGGGGTGACACCGGCCAGGATGTAGGCTTTTTCCGTCAGCCCCATGTCGTTGGCCTCTTTGATCCAGTTTCGGAAGCGCTCCATGTTGTAGATGCACTGGGTCTGGATGAAATCCACCCCGGCCCGGATTTTTTTGGCCAGGCGGTGGACCCGCCATTCATACGGCTCGGCAAAGGGGTTGGCGGCGGCGCCGATGAACATTTTGGGCGCCTCGTCCAGTTCGGTGCCGCTCAGAAGCTTTCCCTCGTCCCGCATTTTTCGCGTCATCTGGATGAGCTGCATGGAATCCACGTCGAACACGCCCATGGACTGGGGATGGTCCCCGAACTGGGGATGGTCCCCGGAGAGGCAGAGCATGTTCCGAATGCCGAGGGCGTAGGCGCCCAGGATGTCGGACTGCATGGCCAGGCGGTTCCGGTCCCGGCAGACCATCTGGTAATTGGGCTCCACCCCTTCCTGGATCGCGATGAGGCTGGCGGCCCAGCTGGACATGCGCACCATGGCGGTCTGGTTGTCGGTGATGTTGACCGCGTCCACCACTCCTTTAAGGTAACCGGCCTTTTTCCGCACCTCCTCGCTGTTGGCCCCCTGGGGGGGGCCCAGCTCGCCGGTGAATGCAAAGTGGCCGTTTACCAATATTTTTTCTAAATTGCTCCCTGATTTCAACTCCATTTCAAGCGCCCTCTTTATCGGTTTGATTGAATTTTATTCGGATTTTTTGGAATACCCCGGCTGAATCACCGTTCGGGGAGTCTGGTTTCTCCAATCCTGGGGGGGGACCACATCCAGGATGGAATCCAGCCTGTCCTGTTTGGACAGCCGCTCGTAAATCATATGCCAGGCGCATGGCTGATCGGGATTGATTTCGCAGCTTCCTTGGTTGGTGCCGCCGCAGGGGCCGTTGTAGAGGCCCTTGGCGCACATGGTGACGGGGCAGATTCCCCCGGTCATGCCCAGCACACAGGAGGCGCAGGAGCGACAGCGCTCTTCGTACCAGCCCACATCCTGGTTGATCCCGATAAACGAGGTGTCCACCCCCGGGAAAACAGGTTTGTGGGGGTAGCGCTCCGCAAGAAACTGGATGCCGGCGCCGCAGGCCATGGACAAAAGGGCCTCGCTTTCCTCCACCCGGTCGTCCAGGACCTCCATGTATTCCCGGTCGCATTGCCGCTCAACAGTGTAGGCGGCAAGATCAATGGGGTTTTCATCCAGCTTTCGCGCCATGTCCAGCTCCGCGTTTAAGACGTCCACTTCCTTTTCGCCGCCGGCCAGGCATACGGCCACGCAGGTGCCGCAGCCGATGGTCAAAACCCTTTTGTAGTCCTGGATCATGTCTTTGATTTCATCAAAGGGTTTTCTTTTTGCAACTATCATCGCTCCTCCTCGTCAAATAAGCGCTACATGGCCGTTTCAGGGTGAAAGACATTCACCTCTTTGAGATCATCAGCAAGATATTCACGCTCATTGGGTCCCAAAATGCCCAGGGAAAGGCATATGAGGGTCCATAAATGAAGCACCGGGTAGTTCCCGCCGTAGTGCTCGCTCAGCTCATGGATCTGGGCGTGGCAGTTGTGGCATCCCGCGATGCAGTAGTCCGCGCCGGTGGCCTTGATCTGCTCGTCTTTCAGCCTTCCGTACTTGAGCCGCTCCTCTTTGTAGCCGGACTGCAGAAAGCCTCCGCCGCCGCCGCAGCAATAGTTGTTGGACTTGCTGGGCGCCATGTCCACAAAATTCTCCTCGCCCACGACCGATTTGACCACAAATCTCAAATCGTCGGCGATGGGATCGCCAAAGGTTTTCCGGACAATCTGGCACGGGTCCTGCACCGTGAACTTGATTTTTAAATCCTTGTTCCAGTCCGAGTTGACCTTGAGCTTGCCTTCCCGAATCCATTTGGCGTAATACTCATAAATGTTTTTGACCTGAAAGCTGTGAGGGATGTTGAATTTTTTCAGTCCTACCAGGACTGCGAAGGTGACGTGCCCTCACTCGGTGTTGAGATAGGTCTTGGCCTTGAGCTTCTCGGCCTGACCGGCCTGGCTTTCGACGATCGTTTTCCAGCCCTCGTTGTCGGCCATGAAGAGGCAGTAGTTTTCCCCGGCCCATCCCACGCTGCCGTATGTCCAGTCCACCCCGGCCAGGTGGAGGATTTTCCACAAAGGAACCATTTCGTCGGGCTCGGTCACCGGCTCCCTGGAGTTCTGGTTGACGAAGAATTCGGCGCCCTCTTTGTCGATGGGGGCCTGCATGTCCTTAAATTCGGGCTGGGACTCCCGGTACTCCTCCAGAACGTCCTCCACCACGAACTTGAAATCCTCGGGCGATGTGCCCATGGCGCTTCGGGTCTCGGTTTTAAGGGCCGTGTCGCATGAGCCCAGGATTCCCTTGGGCCGCTCTTCACGGGGGCGCAGCTGCCGGGCGTTGAAGATGAGCTGGGGAATGTCGATTTTCATGGGGCACAGGTAAACGCACCGCTGGCACATGGTGCACATCCAGGGCCACTCGGACTCGTATATCTCGTCGTCCATGCCTAATGCCGCCATGCGCAAAAATTTCCGGGGGTCCATGTCCTTGAGTCCGGTGGCGGGGCATCCCGAAGAGCAGAGCCCGCATGTCAGGCAAAGGTTCAGGTTTCCTCCCTCGGGGAGAATCTCCATCACCCTGTCTTTGAAAGAGCCGGCCTTTTTGCCTCCTATCCTGATTACTTCTTCTGCCATTATCTTGACTCCTTGGTTGATTGATCGCAATGGTTGCGTCTTTATTTGTCCTTTAAGGGATTCGGGCCTATTTTTTTAACATTTTCAGCCATTTCCCGGGCGTAAGCGGCGAAGGTGGGGCCTTCCCCGGATGACAGGTTGTACATCCTGATCCGGTCCCCCTCAAGGCCGATCTCATCCAGAACCGCCCGGGCGTGATTGACCCGCTCCCTGCACCTTAGGTTGCCCTCATTATAGTGGCACGCCCCTTCCAGGCATCCCACGCAATAAACGCCGTCCGCGCCCTTCCGGATGGCGCGCAAAAGATACATGACATCCACCTTTCCGGTGCAGGGGACCCTGATGATTTTAATGTTCGCCGGATATTCGAGTCGCATGGAACCTGCCAGGTCCGCGGCCGAATATCCTCAATATTCGCAGCAAAAGGCGATGATGGTGGGTTCAAAGTCAGCCATTAAACTCCTCCCGAAAGCAATGCGTCAATTTTGCATTTGATCTGTTCGTCTTCGTAAAAACCGAGCTGAATGGCCTGCCGGGGGCAGGCTCCCGCGCATGTGCCGCATCCGTGGCAGATGGCCTCGTCGATTTCGATGACCTTTTTCTCTTCGTTGAAAGCCGGCACATCAAAGGGACAGGTTCGAAGGCAGGTGAGACACCTGACACAATGATCCGTGTCCACATGGGCCGTGATGGCGGACAGCTTGATCTCGGGCCTGGCCAGGAAAGTCGTGGCGCGGGCCGCCGCGGCCTGGGCCTGTGAGATGGTCTCGGATATCAGCTTGGGTCCGTGGGCCGTTCCGCACAGGAAAATGCCCTCCCCGGGCATGTCCACCGGCCGAAGCTTCACATGGGCCTCGATGAAGTAGCCTTCCTGGTTGGCGTTGAGCTTCATGATGCCGGCCAGCTCTTTCGTGTCGGCGGCTCTCACCCCCGCGCTTAAGGCCAGAAGGTCGGCCCGGATCTCGATGTCCCTTTCCAGGACATGGTCGCGGGTTCTCACCAGCACGCCTTCGTCGGAGGCCGAGACTTCGGGGAGGGAATCCAGATCGTGGCGGATAAACATCACGCCTTTTTCCCGGGCCTCTTTGTAAAAATCCTCCATCAGACCGTAGGTTCTCATGTCCCGGTACAGCACAAACACCTGGGTGTCCGGGCTTTTTTTCTTGATCTTCAAGGCGTTTTTCACAGCGGCCTGGCAGCAGATCCTGGAGCATTCCGCCATTTCGTCGTTTCGGGAGCCCACGCACTGGATCATGACCACGCACTCGGGATCGTCCCAGGGGCCGTCTTCCAGCATGCGGGACAGCTCCACCTGGGTGGAGACCCGTTTGTCCTGCCCGTAGAGATATTCCGAGGGCTGGTATTCCACGGCGCCGGTGGCCACGATAATGACCCCGTGTTTGACGATTTTTTCATCGGTTTCGCCGTCAATGGAAAGCCGGGTCTCGAAATTGCCCTTGTAGCCGCCGAACCCTTTGATATGGGCGCCGGTGAGGACTTTTATTTTTTCATGGGCCGACACCTCGTTTGAGAGTTTTTCGATATAGGCGCCGATGTCGGCCCCCTCGATGGTGTGGATCAGGTTTCGCGCGAAACCTCCCAGAACCGGCTCTTTTTCCGTCAGAACCACCTCGAATCCCTGCCGGGCCAGACTCAGGGCCGAGTTCATGCCGGCCACGCCGCCCCCGATGACCAGGGCCTTCTGGATCACCTGGATGACCTTTTCCTTCAAAGGCTTCAGGGTCCCGGCGCGGGCCACGGCCATTCTCACCAGGTCCTTGGCCTTGGCGGTGGAGACTTCGGGCTGTTTGGAGTGAATCCACGAGTTCTGGTTGCGGATGTTGGCCATCTCAAAGAGATACCGGTTGAGCCCGCACGCCTCCAGGGTCTCCATGAACATGGGCTCATGGGTCTTGGGGCTGCACGAGGCCACCACCACGCGGTTGAGATCGTGGGTTTTGATCATCTCTTTGATTTTTTCCTGGGTGTCCTGGCTGCATGTGAAGAGGTTGGAGTCGGCGAACACCACCCCGGGAAGGGTGGAGGCGTATTCCTGAACGGCGGGGACATCCACAATGCCGCCGATGTTGATGCCGCAGTTGCAGACAAAAACGCCGACCCGGGGGTCTTTGCCCGCGATGTCGATTTCCTCGGGCTGCTTCACGTGATCAATGTCGGCGCCCCGGGACTCGGACAGGTCCGCTCCGGCCAGGCAGGCCGCCGCGCCGGCTTCCGTGACCGATCCCGGTATGTCCTTGGGACCCTGGAAAACCCCGCAGACATAGATGCCGGGCCTGGAGGTTTCCACCGGTGAAAAGGGGTCGGTTTCGGCGAAATGGTACCGGTCCATGTCCACGTCCAGCCGTTTGGCCAGATCGACGGCGGAGTCGGGAATGGTGAGCCCCACGGAAAGCACGACCATGGAAAAGACCTCTTCCACGATGTCGCCGGCCTCATTGGCGTAGCGCAGCGCCAAATCCCCGGTCTCGGAAATCTCGGTGATGGTGTGGGCCCTGGCCTTGACGAACCGGATGCCCTCCTTGTCCCGGGCCCTTAAGAAATATTTCTCATAGTCCTTGCCGAAGGTTCGCATGTCCATGTTGAACACGGCGCAGTCCAGATCGCCGTGGATATGCTCCTTGGCGATCATGGCCTCCTTGGCCGCGTACATGCAGCACACCGACGAGCAGTAGCCGTTCCCGCACTGGTTCGAGTCCCGGGAGCCCACGCACTGGAGCCAGGCGATGCTCTTGGGCTCCTGGCGGTC
The DNA window shown above is from Candidatus Desulfarcum epimagneticum and carries:
- a CDS encoding Methylenetetrahydrofolate reductase, whose amino-acid sequence is MELKSGSNLEKILVNGHFAFTGELGPPQGANSEEVRKKAGYLKGVVDAVNITDNQTAMVRMSSWAASLIAIQEGVEPNYQMVCRDRNRLAMQSDILGAYALGIRNMLCLSGDHPQFGDHPQSMGVFDVDSMQLIQMTRKMRDEGKLLSGTELDEAPKMFIGAAANPFAEPYEWRVHRLAKKIRAGVDFIQTQCIYNMERFRNWIKEANDMGLTEKAYILAGVTPMKSVGMAKYMKSKVPGMDVPEEIIKRLQGAEKGKVAEEGIKIACEQIEEFKEMEGVHGVHFMAIEWEHKVPEIAERANVLPRPQV
- a CDS encoding conserved hypothetical protein (Evidence 4 : Unknown function but conserved in other organisms), encoding MIVAKRKPFDEIKDMIQDYKRVLTIGCGTCVAVCLAGGEKEVDVLNAELDMARKLDENPIDLAAYTVERQCDREYMEVLDDRVEESEALLSMACGAGIQFLAERYPHKPVFPGVDTSFIGINQDVGWYEERCRSCASCVLGMTGGICPVTMCAKGLYNGPCGGTNQGSCEINPDQPCAWHMIYERLSKQDRLDSILDVVPPQDWRNQTPRTVIQPGYSKKSE
- a CDS encoding Cysteine-rich domain-containing protein (fragment), whose translation is MQDPCQIVRKTFGDPIADDLRFVVKSVVGEENFVDMAPSKSNNYCCGGGGGFLQSGYKEERLKYGRLKDEQIKATGADYCIAGCHNCHAQIHELSEHYGGNYPVLHLWTLICLSLGILGPNEREYLADDLKEVNVFHPETAM
- the hdrD gene encoding CoB-CoM heterodisulfide reductase subunit D HdrD; translated protein: MAEEVIRIGGKKAGSFKDRVMEILPEGGNLNLCLTCGLCSSGCPATGLKDMDPRKFLRMAALGMDDEIYESEWPWMCTMCQRCVYLCPMKIDIPQLIFNARQLRPREERPKGILGSCDTALKTETRSAMGTSPEDFKFVVEDVLEEYRESQPEFKDMQAPIDKEGAEFFVNQNSREPVTEPDEMVPLWKILHLAGVDWTYGSVGWAGENYCLFMADNEGWKTIVESQAGQAEKLKAKTYLNTE
- the vhuD gene encoding F420-non-reducing hydrogenase vhu iron-sulfur subunit D, with protein sequence MRLEYPANIKIIRVPCTGKVDVMYLLRAIRKGADGVYCVGCLEGACHYNEGNLRCRERVNHARAVLDEIGLEGDRIRMYNLSSGEGPTFAAYAREMAENVKKIGPNPLKDK
- a CDS encoding Heterodisulfide reductase, coding for MNIELITNAEVKSVEGRPGNFMATLANHPRYIDPAACTGCGDCARACPVSAVNEINKGLNDRRATHIEYAQAVPLAFAIDAQACVGCGLCEKMCLANAVRYDDKVKETKKTVGSVILAPGTKGFDPSGIEALGYGKYPNVVTSEGFERILSAGGPYFGHVMRPLDRQEPKSIAWLQCVGSRDSNQCGNGYCSSVCCMYAAKEAMIAKEHIHGDLDCAVFNMDMRTFGKDYEKYFLRARDKEGIRFVKARAHTITEISETGDLALRYANEAGDIVEEVFSMVVLSVGLTIPDSAVDLAKRLDVDMDRYHFAETDPFSPVETSRPGIYVCGVFQGPKDIPGSVTEAGAAACLAGADLSESRGADIDHVKQPEEIDIAGKDPRVGVFVCNCGINIGGIVDVPAVQEYASTLPGVVFADSNLFTCSQDTQEKIKEMIKTHDLNRVVVASCSPKTHEPMFMETLEACGLNRYLFEMANIRNQNSWIHSKQPEVSTAKAKDLVRMAVARAGTLKPLKEKVIQVIQKALVIGGGVAGMNSALSLARQGFEVVLTEKEPVLGGFARNLIHTIEGADIGAYIEKLSNEVSAHEKIKVLTGAHIKGFGGYKGNFETRLSIDGETDEKIVKHGVIIVATGAVEYQPSEYLYGQDKRVSTQVELSRMLEDGPWDDPECVVMIQCVGSRNDEMAECSRICCQAAVKNALKIKKKSPDTQVFVLYRDMRTYGLMEDFYKEAREKGVMFIRHDLDSLPEVSASDEGVLVRTRDHVLERDIEIRADLLALSAGVRAADTKELAGIMKLNANQEGYFIEAHVKLRPVDMPGEGIFLCGTAHGPKLISETISQAQAAAARATTFLARPEIKLSAITAHVDTDHCVRCLTCLRTCPFDVPAFNEEKKVIEIDEAICHGCGTCAGACPRQAIQLGFYEDEQIKCKIDALLSGGV